The DNA region ttgtagGAGGCacagtacttttttatttttttttaatcttaaagagATTATTTGGGTTCTCTCTAATCCCATTTCAGAAAACCCTCTCAAGAGTTTATGGTTCCTTCACCCAAGACATACTGAGGAAGGCTGCAGCTCTGATTACTACTGAGACCCATggcagagaactttttttttttttaacttctgacTTTACCAATTAAACAGGGCCTTCCTTTCAACTCCCCACCACCTCCAAAATGATTTAGTTCAAGACACCCTGACTCTGGAGCATTCCTTCCAGAACACCTGGTGCTCTCCCTGGGAAGCATCCCCAAGAACTCTACGCTAATACCTACAGACAGTATTTTGAGATCTCACGTAGATAGATATATTAGGGGATTGGAGGCCCAAAAAAGTATCCTTTGCTCTAGGATGTgatttaaaatcatgtttaatTATCAAGTTTCATTAAAAATCCTTGCTCAAATTTTGAAAAGCCTAATAAGATTTCCATTAATTTAAACATAGCCCTATTCCCAGGCcagccctcccccccaccccaaagctttctcttccctcttttatCCCTggttaaatatgtaaataaaatgtctaaagtCGTTcttcaaagaagacaaaagaaaaaaaagagctgaggggagagagacagCCATAAAATTCCTCCCAGCTCTCCATAACGCTTGCCAGAGGGGGGCCGGTTTCCGAGCCAGGGCTGAGCAGCAGGGGACCCGGCTGCTCTGGAGTCACTCGTCTCAAATcccacacacaggagagagaaaaataaaatatcttttcagCTGGAGCCATCAAAGGGGTCCTTTCATTTATTAGAGTTGCCTTCCACTCTCGATATCTCGGGGCCCTTATTTTTAGATACTAATGtgtatttgttgcttttctttttcttttctgggctGGGCAGATGGAAGAAATTCtgttagctttttcttttcttaatatatttaaagggagaagaaaacaacgTGAAGTGGTCACGGCTAAAATAAAAGGTCGGAACACGATAGAAGTAACCAGAGCATAAAAGACCAATTACGTGGGGCAGTCTCAAATAGCTCACACCCTGCTCCGGAGCTGAGCTCACCCAGGCTACTTCCACGCCCCCACGCCCctcggggcgggggggggggctgtggaataagaaaaaaatgagaacagaGTGTCAGGCAGGACCCCTAGCAAACCAGCCTGTCTTAAAGCTCAGCGATGGCCCAGGGGTCTGACCTAACTTAAAGGGTTTTGGAAACAGCGTACTAGACTATAAATATCCAAGCAAACTATTCTTACACGGGCCGCAAGCTCTCACCACACGGCAGGTGTTTTTTTCTGGGTAACTAACACGGTGGTGGGTGATGGCTCTGACTGTGTTAACCTCAGTCTTCCGGACCACTGTTTCCCGGATCCAACTTCCTCCCGTGAAAGGCAGAGAGGACCAGGGGATCCAAAGGTGAGGCATGAGCCTGCTCTCctctacccccccacccccaccctcgcTCCCCCACCCTCATCCCCGGACTCAGCAGGTCCTGGGAGTGTCCCAGCCTCAGGTCTGTCCGCTAAGTCTGACAAATGAAAGCGGGGTGAGGAGGAAGAACTCCCTGCAGATGGCACACTGAAGCCTTGTTTTAATTAGAAGTCGATCCTCTGGAGGAAGCGCAGGGCAGGGCGGGGAGGAGGGGTCCTGGGCAGCCTCGCTCCTGGCTTAGCTGTTGGAGGTGGCCACCGAGGGCTTCCAGGCATGTGTGCACCTAACTCGGCCCTGGGGTGCGCAGGACTGGCCGAAAGACgagcagagtgcttgctgcaccTTTGCAGTTGGGGGAGTCCGCACTGGAGGTCCGGGCAGTTTCCCAAACACTTAAAACGCAGACCTAaatgggggcggggtggggtctAAAGAGAGAGTGGGCCACCACCCTGAGGGCTCTTTATCCGAAGCCAAGTCCGCGACAGGTGCCGCACCCCAGATCTCTCGGACATCCGAGGGCTGGGGTGGGCTCCTATGGTGCACTCACTCCctgtgcgggggggggggcgggggaaggaggTGGAAGCTCTGTGCCTTTATCACAGTTTAGCCCAAAACCAACCAAGGGGCAGGAGCCAGTCTGgcaaggcaagagagagagccCTCCACTCTGCGTGGGAACCAGCCGTGCGCGTGTAGGCCTGGGCTCAGCCTCCGCCTCCCAGGAGAGCGCAGGCCGAGCACATCTTTCGCCATATAATATAAATAGACAACTTCCTATAATAAATAAACCCAACCTCTTGGAGAAACCACTAGCCGGCTTGGCGCGATGGCCCCCAACACGGTGGCCTTGGCGGGGCAAGGGTCACCACGATTCAAGCCGAGCCCCTCTTCCCGGGGTGTGGGGTGTCAGCGGCCCGGAAagtctcctccccatcccctcccctctttctttgaGTAGACCTTGCAGAAGAGGCCCTAAACTCCTGCTTCCCaagtcccctccccctcccctgcgcTCGGcccttttgaaatttcaaaggcaGCCCCTCCCCGGAGTCCGAGCCCCGCGCCCCGGGCAGCAAACCCCCAGCTTCGGGAAGATGCGGGCAGCTTTACAAGCCGAGGGGCCACTTTATGAGCACGATCATAAAACGCAAATCCCGTGTCTCTTTGAAAGTGCCCTCCGCCAGAGCCGGGTCGTAAAAGTAGAAGATGCGTCCCCAGCCCCCATCCCCGGGTGAGGACCACCCTTACCCGGGTCCCCAAACTTCCCGTAACCTCGGCGTCCTTGGGGTACCGGGGACAATCTCAAGCCCCCCTCCCCTGGGGCGGGGAGGGCAGGCAGAGAGGCCGGCAGGAGGTGAGGCTGGAAGCCGGGGTCCAGCCCCAAGCTAGGGCTGAGGGCGGAGGCTGCCCGGGGCGCAAGGCTTTCTGATGCAAAGCAGCAGCGGGGCGGGGCGGCAGGCGGAGGCGGGGCCTGTCACCAATCGGCTTTTTTCGCCCCCCTCTTCGCTACCCTTTGCCTCTTTGCAAGTCTTCTCATCCCGGGACGCCGAGCTGGAAACAGCTGCGGGCGCCGGGAGGGAGGAGCTTCGGGGCCCGGGGCCACGGTGCGCCCGCGCTGCCCCACCACGGTCCGCGATCGCGCGCGCCCGGAAGAAGAGGCTAAAGTTTGCGCGCAGAGCGGCGCTCGCTCCGCCGTATTGTTTGCAAACTTCGCTCCCCTCCCCCGCCGCCCCCGACTCCGCTGAGGCCGCGCGCCCACCGCGGTGGCCCCGGGCGCCGCGAGCGCTCCGGCCAGGCTGGGTGGGCATGCGCGGGGGCCCGAGCCGGGGCGCGGAGCCGCGGGCAGTAGCAACAGCCCGTGCCCGGGAGCGGCGGCCCTGAGCGGCGAAGGGACACCGCGGGCGCCACCATGCAACACCCGGGCCCGCGCCTGTGGCTGGTGCTGCAGGTGATGATGGGCTCGTGCGCGGCCATCAGCTCTATGGACTTAGAGCGCCCTGGAGACGGCAAGTGCCAGCCGGTGGAGATTCCCATGTGCAAGGACATCGGCTACAACACCACCCGCATGCCCAACCTGATGGGCCACGAGAACCAGCGCGAGGCGGCCATCCAACTGCACGAGTTCGCGCCGCTCGTGGAGTACGGCTGCCACAGCCACCTCCGCTTCTTCCTGTGTTCGCTGTATGCGCCCATGTGCACCGAGCAGGTCTCCACACCCATCCCTGCTTGCCGGGTCATGTGCGAGCAGGCCCGGCTCAAGTGCTCGCCGATCATGGAGCAGTTCAAATTCAAGTGGCCGGACTCCCTGGATTGCAGCAAGCTCCCCAACAAGAACGATCCCAACTACCTGTGCATGGAGGCACCCAACAACGGCTCAGATGAGCCCAGCCGGGGCTCTGGCATGTTTCCTCCGCTCTTCAGGCCCCAGAGGCCCCACAGCGCGCAGGAACACCCACTAAAGGACGGGGGTCCGGGGCGCGCAGGCTGTGACAACCCAGGCAAGTTCCACCACGTGGAGAAGAGCGAATCCTGCGCACCGCTCTGCACTCCGGGGGTGGATGTGTATTGGAGCCGCGACGACAAGCGCTTCGCTGTGGTCTGGCTGGCCATCTGGTCCGTGCTGTGCTTCTTCTCTAGCGCCTTCACTGTGCTCACCTTCCTCATCGACCCGTCACGCTTCAGGTACCCCGAACGCCCTATCATCTTCCTCTCCATGTGCTACTGTGTTTATTCAGTGGGCTATATCATCCGCCTCTTCGCGGGCGCGGAGAGCATCGCCTGTGACCGGGACAGTGGGCAGCTGTATGTTAtccaggaagggctggagagcacGGGCTGTACTTTAGTCTTCCTGGTACTTTACTACTTCGGCATGGCCAGCTCTTTATGGTGGGTGGTCCTCACCCTCACTTGGTTCCTGGCTGCTGGCAAGAAGTGGGGCCATGAGGCCATTGAAGCCAACAGCAGCTATTTTCACCTGGCAGCCTGGGCCATCCCTGCTGTGAAGACTATCCTGATCTTGGTGATGCGCAGGGTGGCAGGGGATGAGCTCACTGGTGTGTGCTATGTGGGCAGCATGGATGTCAATGCTCTGACCGGCTTCGTGCTGGTCCCGCTGGCTTGCTACCTGGTCATCGGCACTTCCTTCATCCTGTCCGGCTTTGTGGCGTTATTCCATATCCGGAGGGTGATGAAGACGGGTGGAGAGAACACGGACAAGCTGGAGAAGCTCATGGTACGCATAGGGGTCTTCTCCCTCCTCTACACTGTGCCGGCCACCTGTGTGATTGCCTGCTACTTTTATGAACGCCTCAACATGGACTACTGGAAGATGCTGGCCACCCAGCACAAGTGTAAGATGAACAATCAGACTAAGACACCCGACTGCCTGATGACCACCTCCATCCCGGCCGTGGAGGTCTTCATGGTCAAAGTGTCCATGCTTCTGGTGGTGGGCATAACCAGTGGGGTGTGGGTCTGGACTTCCAAGACCCTGCAGTCCTGGCAACACGTATGCAGCCGGGGGCTAAAGAGAAAAAGCCGGAGGAAACCAGCCAGTGTAGTCACCAGTGCAGGGATCTACAAAAAAGCCCAGCACCCCCAAAAACCTCATCTTGGGAAGTATGAGCTTCCCGCTCAGCCTTCAGCTTGCGTGTGAAGGCGGGGCTGGCAGCAAGAACAGGACAGTCGGAACCCAAATGGGCAGCTTTTCTTACTTGGCTGGTTGTTGGTAAATCaaagtaaaaagaatatatacatatatgtatatatatgtgtgtgtgtgcatatatgcatacacatatgtgtatgtgtgcatacacacacatatatacatacgtacgtacacacacacgtacacacacatgaagtCAACCTTGAAGTTCAGAATGATGTCCTAGGCTGAAGGTAAAGGGTTTTCTTCAGTTTGCTGCCTCCCTGAAGGGTCGCTGCTCATGAAGGAAGGAGCCTCCTTGTGTAACTAATTTGTGGTAAAGTAGTTGATTCAACCACCCTCAAGACGGCTTTTGTTTAGGCCTCAAACACACATCTGTGTGTTCTGAAGACTTGGCTGTCTGTGCACAAACTGGAGGCTGGAGCTCCTTTGCAAGCTCAAGAGCTTCCCTTGGGCCAGCCAGTGAGCCACTCAAGGGCccgctctccctccctctgcctgcaaGGCTGCTGTatgggtgggagggagggtgaggaGAGGGGTTAAAAGAAGGGACCCTGAGCCCAAGGCCTGCCTGCGGGTCCCTTAAAGAGAGTCACTCCCCCAGCCTTCATAGCCATGTTTCTCCCAAAACAGAGGCCACCCTACCCTCTCACCCCACGGCAGATCTAACACTGGAGAATACAAATGCtgtgcaatacctttttttttttttttttttacatttccccACTCCGtatgaaaacaaatgagaaaaaaaagtatttttgttgtaaataaaaggcaacaaaaaaaaagtcatctaaCAAAAGAATTTAGAGGCCCAAGCCTCAgagttggggaaggggagggggcttCAGCCTGATACATTTTGTGGCTTTTTAATGGAAACCAAGCCAGTGTGTTCTACACACTGGGACTGATTTgtggagaggaggggggaggggggaagccaGTGAAGAGCACCAGAGGGCTTATTGACTCTCTGAATTGTTAAACAAATGATTTCCATGAGTGGTCTTGAAGCACTTGGGAGGACAAACTTTGTCTCCAGCCAGGGAGGGCGACGCCTGCCTCTGTATATCTGTAAGATAGGATATTTTTCATGTTCcactattttattaaaaataaaagacgtTCTTTAGTTTGTTGCTAGTCACTGTGCCTTGGTGAGGGGAGTTGTCTCCATCTCTGGGCAGATTCTGGATGTGCAAGGCTGGTTGGATTGACCATGAACCTGGGGGAGACAGGCAGGTTTTGAGGCCGACAAAATAAATCATCCTGGAGCTTGGAGGCATGCATGCCGGGCCGTGGGTAAAGCTGGCAGTGACTGCCCACAAGGCTCCATGGATATGGAATGTGGAGACCACACTCACCCAAGAGCCCTTTGAAGCCCCTCCCAGAGGCAGCAGTATGTACCTGACCTACTTACTGTGTGCACCAGTCTGAGTGGACCACTCTACCGCTGCTCTGTGCCATGGGGTACCTTTCAGAGCTGGATAGGTGAAAGTGGGACTAAGTGGGGGTCACCAGCAACAAATTCAGAAGCTTGGCCACCTTGAAGCTCCCAGCACCCATTCTGCTCATCACTTAAGGCAGTTATAGGCCCCGGGGCAGGCCCAGCATCCACTGCACTAAGGCTTGACTGAGCTGAACTTCTAGCTAGAAGGACCCAATGGCACAGTTCAGCT from Mastomys coucha isolate ucsf_1 unplaced genomic scaffold, UCSF_Mcou_1 pScaffold22, whole genome shotgun sequence includes:
- the Fzd10 gene encoding frizzled-10, coding for MQHPGPRLWLVLQVMMGSCAAISSMDLERPGDGKCQPVEIPMCKDIGYNTTRMPNLMGHENQREAAIQLHEFAPLVEYGCHSHLRFFLCSLYAPMCTEQVSTPIPACRVMCEQARLKCSPIMEQFKFKWPDSLDCSKLPNKNDPNYLCMEAPNNGSDEPSRGSGMFPPLFRPQRPHSAQEHPLKDGGPGRAGCDNPGKFHHVEKSESCAPLCTPGVDVYWSRDDKRFAVVWLAIWSVLCFFSSAFTVLTFLIDPSRFRYPERPIIFLSMCYCVYSVGYIIRLFAGAESIACDRDSGQLYVIQEGLESTGCTLVFLVLYYFGMASSLWWVVLTLTWFLAAGKKWGHEAIEANSSYFHLAAWAIPAVKTILILVMRRVAGDELTGVCYVGSMDVNALTGFVLVPLACYLVIGTSFILSGFVALFHIRRVMKTGGENTDKLEKLMVRIGVFSLLYTVPATCVIACYFYERLNMDYWKMLATQHKCKMNNQTKTPDCLMTTSIPAVEVFMVKVSMLLVVGITSGVWVWTSKTLQSWQHVCSRGLKRKSRRKPASVVTSAGIYKKAQHPQKPHLGKYELPAQPSACV